The following coding sequences lie in one Acidobacteriota bacterium genomic window:
- a CDS encoding helix-turn-helix transcriptional regulator, with product MARPDPTDFLPLKTDAAFVLMALEARALHGYAIIGDVAERSAGDVQLQTGALYRTLRRLLADGLITECDRPSGESSADERRRYYRTTPLGRATLEADLARMTRLVKAAQSARHRNPRLA from the coding sequence ATGGCTCGACCCGACCCGACTGACTTCCTGCCGCTGAAGACTGATGCGGCCTTTGTGCTCATGGCGCTGGAGGCGCGCGCCCTGCATGGCTACGCAATCATTGGTGATGTGGCCGAACGGTCAGCCGGCGATGTGCAACTCCAGACCGGCGCGCTCTATCGCACGTTGCGCCGCCTCCTGGCCGACGGACTGATCACGGAATGTGATCGCCCCTCCGGCGAATCAAGCGCCGACGAGCGCCGGCGGTACTACCGCACCACCCCGCTCGGCCGCGCCACCCTCGAAGCCGATCTCGCCAGGATGACGCGACTGGTGAAGGCCGCCCAGTCCGCGCGGCACAGAAACCCCCGCCTGGCATGA